The proteins below come from a single Desulfonatronovibrio hydrogenovorans DSM 9292 genomic window:
- the lpxK gene encoding tetraacyldisaccharide 4'-kinase has product MKADFFSSRTAKILYPLGRIYALGVRMRQQAMTRKALRLSRPVISVGNISMGGTGKTPLCQFLGTWLADTGRKPVILTRGYKAGTNVFPHLVEPGDDPGVCGDEPLMLARSLAARARVVVDPDRVRAASWALSRLDPDVFILDDGFQHVRVQRDADLVLLTPHDLAEGWNRVVPAGRWREDELALARADLFMVNLWGCELSRVKDLVDKRPLLQGKPVCYFDLSIKELKRLDQDQPVHGLDNRPYLLVTGVANPGKVVLSISSFLGYGPRGHLPFADHHPFGAQSIKAITAMAGQAGVRDVICTSKDAVKLGPVAGLNIWEARAGVRMVEGAEELEKRMLLALAYLTDYQPGN; this is encoded by the coding sequence ATGAAAGCTGATTTTTTTTCCTCCAGAACTGCAAAGATCCTTTACCCCCTGGGCCGGATTTACGCCCTGGGAGTCCGGATGCGCCAGCAGGCCATGACCAGAAAAGCGCTCAGGCTGTCCAGGCCGGTCATCTCGGTGGGCAATATTTCCATGGGCGGGACCGGCAAGACCCCGCTGTGCCAGTTTCTGGGCACATGGCTGGCAGACACTGGCCGGAAACCGGTCATCCTGACCAGGGGCTACAAGGCTGGAACAAATGTTTTTCCCCACTTGGTGGAGCCAGGTGATGATCCCGGGGTGTGCGGGGATGAACCCCTTATGCTGGCCAGGTCTCTGGCAGCCAGGGCCAGGGTGGTAGTGGACCCGGACCGGGTCAGGGCGGCCAGCTGGGCTTTGTCCCGCCTTGATCCGGATGTCTTTATCCTGGATGACGGTTTTCAGCACGTCAGGGTCCAAAGGGATGCTGATCTGGTGCTTCTGACCCCCCATGACCTGGCTGAGGGCTGGAACAGGGTTGTCCCGGCCGGAAGGTGGCGGGAGGATGAACTGGCCCTGGCCAGGGCGGATCTGTTCATGGTCAACTTGTGGGGCTGTGAGCTATCCAGGGTCAAAGATCTGGTGGATAAAAGACCCTTGCTCCAAGGCAAGCCAGTCTGTTATTTTGATCTGAGCATCAAGGAATTAAAAAGGCTTGATCAGGATCAACCGGTTCATGGACTGGACAACAGGCCTTACCTGCTGGTTACCGGGGTGGCCAATCCCGGAAAAGTGGTCTTATCCATAAGTTCTTTTCTGGGCTATGGACCGCGAGGACATCTGCCCTTTGCCGACCACCACCCCTTTGGCGCCCAGTCCATCAAGGCCATAACAGCCATGGCCGGGCAGGCCGGGGTCAGAGATGTAATCTGTACTTCCAAGGATGCGGTAAAACTGGGGCCTGTTGCCGGGTTGAATATCTGGGAGGCCAGGGCCGGGGTGCGAATGGTTGAAGGGGCAGAAGAACTGGAAAAAAGGATGCTCCTGGCATTAGCGTACCTCACAGATTATCAACCCGGCAATTGA
- a CDS encoding lipopolysaccharide kinase InaA family protein gives MKTSKALKSYLAASHLVKHDLLTPIPLAAFEHRKLGLTWKNAFICESIPHHVVLRAFLKENWSRPGVMEEVLQKLAGFVLKMHDSGFWHRDMNLSNFLLTGGPGKYSLYVIDLNRARIRPELSLVPRALDLARLDLDEWQDFFFRAYCGERFDVDRMLLVANLARKRRRIWRRMVAWTKPMRGG, from the coding sequence TTGAAAACATCCAAGGCGCTGAAGTCATATCTGGCTGCCAGCCATCTGGTCAAGCATGATTTGTTGACTCCCATACCTTTGGCTGCTTTTGAGCACAGAAAATTGGGACTGACCTGGAAGAATGCGTTTATTTGCGAATCAATTCCCCACCATGTGGTGCTGCGGGCCTTTTTAAAGGAAAACTGGTCCAGACCAGGGGTGATGGAGGAAGTGCTTCAGAAACTGGCTGGATTTGTCCTTAAAATGCATGACTCAGGATTCTGGCACCGGGACATGAATTTGAGCAATTTTCTGCTTACAGGCGGTCCTGGCAAGTACAGCCTGTACGTTATTGATCTGAACCGGGCCAGGATCAGGCCTGAGCTTTCCCTGGTACCCAGGGCCCTGGATCTGGCCCGGCTGGACCTGGATGAGTGGCAGGATTTTTTTTTCAGAGCTTACTGCGGAGAGCGTTTTGATGTGGACCGGATGCTCCTGGTGGCCAACCTGGCCAGGAAAAGGCGGAGGATCTGGCGCAGGATGGTGGCCTGGACCAAACCCATGCGCGGGGGATGA